The following coding sequences lie in one Zingiber officinale cultivar Zhangliang chromosome 2B, Zo_v1.1, whole genome shotgun sequence genomic window:
- the LOC122046388 gene encoding receptor protein kinase TMK1-like produces MLRMTRESLIRIACLCLVCMKSLVWSATDPGDYAILDEFRKGLSNAELLGWPTNNKDPCGTPKWPHVFCSGSRVAQIQVQNMGLSGPLPKDFNKLSMLSNIGLQRNNFNGQLPSFRGLSNLQYAYLGGNQFDTIPSDFFVGLTALQVLSLDKNPLNQSTGWVLPSDLANSAQLVNLSLIQCNLAGEIPEFLGSMSSLSALKLSYNNLIGSIPASFSGLPLQILWLNNQNDPGLSGPIDVIAQMTMLNDVWLHGNQFSGSIPNSIGALTSLSRLWLNNNRFVGLVPENLTNLPQLKSLQLDNNMLMGAIPKASFTNCTYAENSFCQSKPGVPCSPDVTALLYFLDGVNFPPKLADSWSGNDPCTGSWLGVSCSNEKVSVINLPNSELNGTISKTLGELDSLVNVFLEGNNLIGLIPNSLASLKSLRVLNLSSNDLSPPVPKFASNVKVLLDGNKLLINPSPPGSPSIVSPSNSPPSADTPSTDSPKAPGAPSSSSSSSDIAGSSRKPNVLFIIIPIVLGILIIVLVMLLCYRRWKGKTSVTASTGSATTQPSNSLGPANLDKSVAKDNANNSIATSITDRYSQNSSNTTNTYAIDSGNLIISVQVLRSATKNFASENVLGRGGFGVVYKGELHDGTMIAVKRMECVVLSNKGLDEFHSEIAVLSKVRHRNLVYILGYSAEDNERLLVYEYMHQGALSRHLFQWKELGLEPLSWKKRLNIALDIAHGLEYLHNLAHQSFIHRDLKSSNILLGDDFRAKISDFGLVKLAPDGKQSVATRLAGTFGYLAPEYAVTGKVTTKVDVFSFGVVLMELLTGMMALDEERPEESHYLASWFCRMKTSKDKLRSIIDASLSVTDETFESFVVIADLAGHCAAREPYQRPEMGHAVNVLAPLVDNWKPVNDDQEENLGIDFGKPLLQMVKGWQAADATDVSSASLDDSKGSIPARPAGFAESFTSADGR; encoded by the exons ATGTTGCGAATGACGCGGGAGAGCTTGATCAGAATCGCATGTTTGTGCTTGGTTTGCATGAAATCCTTGGTCTGGAGCGCCACAGACCCGGGAGATTATGCGATTCTCGACGAATTCAGGAAAGGGTTATCTAACGCGGAGCTGCTTGGATGGCCGACGAACAATAAGGATCCGTGCGGCACTCCTAAATGGCCTCacgtcttctgctctggctctcGGGTCGCTCAGATTCAGGTCCAGAACATGGGGTTGAGCGGGCCTCTACCTAAGGACTTCAACAAGCTCTCTATGCTGAGCAATATCGGCCTTCAAAGGAACAATTTCAACGGACAGTTGCCGTCTTTCAGAGGTTTGTCCAATCTGCAGTATGCCTACCTTGGAGGCAACCAGTTCGACACTATTCCTTCGGATTTCTTTGTCGGCCTCACTGCTTTGCAGGTTCTGTCCTTGGATAAGAACCCCCTGAATCAGAGCACCGGATGGGTTTTACCCTCAGATTTGGCGAATTCAGCGCAGCTGGTGAATCTGTCACTCATTCAATGTAACCTTGCTGGTGAAATACCAGAGTTCCTCGGAAGCATGAGCTCTTTATCTGCCCTGAAACTTTCTTATAACAATCTAATCGGCAGCATTCCAGCAAGCTTCTCGGGTTTGCCTCTGCAAATTCTGTGGCTTAATAATCAGAATGACCCAGGGTTGTCTGGTCCAATTGATGTCATTGCACAAATGACAATGTTGAATGATGTTTGGCTCCATGGGAACCAGTTTTCAGGATCTATCCCCAATTCAATTGGTGCGTTAACTTCCTTGTCACGACTTTGGCTTAACAACAACCGATTTGTTGGTCTTGTTCCTGAAAATTTGACAAACCTGCCACAGCTCAAGTCATTACAATTGGATAATAATATGTTGATGGGAGCAATTCCAAAAGCGAGCTTCACTAACTGCACATATGCTGAGAACTCATTTTGCCAATCTAAACCAGGAGTGCCTTGCTCACCAGATGTGACTGCACTTTTGTATTTCCTTGATGGAGTAAACTTTCCACCAAAGCTTGCAGATTCTTGGTCCGGTAATGATCCTTGCACTGGATCTTGGTTAGGCGTTTCTTGTTCCAATGAAAAGGTTTCAGTTATAAATTTGCCAAACAGTGAGTTAAATGGCACCATCAGTAAAACTCTGGGCGAATTGGATTCTCTAGTGAATGTTTTTCTAGAGGGAAACAATCTTATTGGCTTAATACCTAATAGCTTGGCGAGTTTGAAATCTTTAAGAGTGCTGAACCTCTCTTCCAATGATCTCTCACCTCCGGTGCCAAAATTCGCTAGCAATGTAAAGGTCCTACTAGATGGAAATAAGTTACTGATAAATCCTTCGCCACCAGGATCTCCCAGCATTGTTTCTCCTAGCAACTCTCCTCCAAGTGCTGATACCCCATCAACAGACTCACCAAAGGCTCCTGGAGCGCCATCTTCCTCATCCAGTTCAAGTGATATTGCAGGAAGTTCTAGAAAGCCAAATGTTTTATTTATCATCATTCCAATTGTGCTTGGAATTTTAATAATAGTCCTTGTCATGCTACTTTGTTACCGGCGTTGGAAGGGCAAAACCTCTGTAACAGCATCAACAGGCTCCGCCACAACTCAACCTAGTAACTCTTTAGGTCCAGCTAATTTAGATAAGTCGGTGGCAAAAGATAATGCCAATAATAGCATAGCCACCAGCATCACTGACCGTTACAGCCAAAACAGCAGCAATACTACTAATACCTATGCCATAGATTCAGGAAACTTGATAATATCAGTTCAAGTTCTTCGAAGTGCTACAAAAAACTTTGCTTCTGAAAATGTGCTTGGTCGTGGTGGATTTGGTGTGGTCTACAAGGGAGAATTGCACGATGGGACGATGATAGCAGTTAAGAGAATGGAGTGTGTTGTTTTAAGTAACAAGGGTTTAGATGAGTTCCATTCAGAGATTGCTGTTCTTTCAAAGGTCCGACACCGTAATTTGGTCTATATTTTGGGTTACTCTGCAGAAGACAATGAGAGACTTTTAGTATATGAATACATGCATCAGGGAGCTTTAAGTAGGCATCTTTTCCAATGGAAAGAGCTGGGGTTGGAGCCTTTATCTTGGAAAAAGAGACTGAACATTGCATTGGATATTGCTCATGGGTTAGAGTATCTTCATAACTTGGCTCACCAGTCCTTTATCCACAGAGATCTGAAGTCCTCGAATATACTATTAGGAGATGATTTCAGAGCAAAAATTTCAGATTTTGGATTAGTGAAGCTTGCACCTGATGGGAAACAATCTGTTGCAACGAGACTTGCTGGGACCTTTGGATACTTAGCTCCAGAATATGCTG TGACCGGAAAAGTGACGACAAAAGTTGACGTCTTCAGTTTTGGTGTTGTTCTCATGGAGCTATTGACTGGTATGATGGCTCTAGATGAAGAAAGGCCTGAAGAAAGCCATTACTTGGCTTCCTGGTTCTGTCGCATGAAGACAAGTAAAGATAAGTTAAGGAGCATCATCGACGCATCTCTTTCTGTTacagatgaaacttttgaaagttTTGTTGTCATTGCTGATCTAGCAGGCCATTGTGCTGCTCGAGAGCCTTACCAGCGACCTGAGATGGGGCATGCTGTTAATGTGCTTGCTCCACTCGTCGACAACTGGAAGCCTGTGAATGACGACCAGGAGGAAAATTTAGGTATTGATTTTGGTAAACCCCTTCTTCAGATGGTTAAGGGATGGCAAGCTGCTGATGCTACAGATGTTAGTTCTGCTAGCCTTGATGATAGTAAAGGAAGCATCCCTGCAAGGCCTGCTGGATTTGCAGAGTCTTTCACTTCTGCCGATGGCCGATGA